Within Cytophagales bacterium, the genomic segment CAGCCCGGCTATCTTGGAATCTTTTTTTATGCTGCGCTTTGAAAACCTTGCCGCGCGTTCTTCTATACCTACCTGGTCTATGCGGGTGGTATTGGATAAAGCCCCCCTAAATCCCCCCAAAGGGGGGACTTTGCCATCGCTTTTGCCATGGGGTAGTTCAGATACTTTCATATTTTCTGTTGATTTATACGTTAAAATTTCTATGATCAAACTTCCATTCTATTTCTTTGCACTAAAACAACCCCATACATCCATAGCAGCCCAGGCACTTTCCTTTATCAACACCGCTTTTAGTGCTTAGTAATTGAAGCATTGGCTTCAAAAATATTTTTATTTTAACAATATAGATTGGTGCATTAAACTCACTTTTAACGATCGTTTCTTTTGTCAGCATCCTTCTATAACCTAATCCTCCTCCAATTCCCAGCCAGGTAAAAAATTTGTAATAACCAGTCAATGAAAATGTAACAACTCCTACTGATTTATCGAAAAGAACCTTACCCGTTTCGACTTTATATGCTTTAATGCCACCTAACCCAAACTGTAAGGGTAAACTTATTTCTCCTCGTTTTTCTTTAAAAATTAAAAATTCCCAGTAGGGGCCTAAATAGTTAAACTCAATTTCAACAGTATCTTTTTTAGTTTTAAAACTTTTCAGGAAATAAAATCCCAGCCCGGCTCTTATTTTCCCCTCATACTCCAATCCGAGCTTTATCCCTCCCATTTTTGCTTTTTGATCAGTAATAAATGATTTTCTACCGTCAGTAGCAATGATAAATTTCATTGCGCTGATTGGTTCAGCAGTATCCTTCTTAATATTTATGGGTGTACTATATTCTACGTCTTGTGTAAAAGCTGCTTTATATTGAAACACTAAAACCAGTGCTACTGTGATTAATCGTTTCATGGGCGTAAGTATTGGTAGTTGGCTATTAGATATTGGATAATATCAAAAATAAAAATCAATTATCAAATATACAACATCCAAATTACAAAATTACTTCATTTCCAAATTATCAATCATATCCTTTGTCATTTTCACCAAATCATATTCATGCTGCCAGCCCCAGTCATTTCTGGCTGCAGTGTCATCAATGCTCTTAGGCCAGGAGTCTGCGATCTGCTGTCTGAAGTCTGGTTTATAGGAAATGGTAAAAGCGGGTATATGTTTTTTTATCTCATCTGCAAGTTGTTTGGGTGAGAAATTAACGGCAGTTATGTTATAGGCAGAACGGACCTTTACTTTTTCTTTATTTACCCCCATCAAGTCTATAGTTGCTTTAATTGCGTCTGGCATATACATCATTGGCAGGAAAGTATCCTCTGAAAGCGGGCATTCAAAGTGCTCGTTATTTGTAGCCTTATGGAAAATATCTACCGCATAATCAGTGGTTCCCCCTCCTGGCAGTGCTTTATAACCGATCAGACCGGGATAGCGTAAGCTTCTTACATCCACTCCGTATTTTTTAAAATAATATTCACACCATCGCTCTCCTGCCAGCTTGCTTATACCATAGACAGTAGCAGGTTCCATGATAGTGCTTTGTGGTGTATTATCCTTTGGTGTGTTGGGTCCGAATACGGCAATAGAGCTTGGCCAGTAAATTTTTTTCAGCTTTTTCTCCTTTGCGGCATCCAGTACATTGATCAACCCGTCAATATTCAATTTCCAGGCAAATTTTGGCCTGTTTTCCCCGCTTGCTGATAAAATAGCTGCAAGATGATATATATGCGTGATCTGATACCGGTCAATGATTGCATTGAGCCGGTCAGCATCCAAAACATCAAGTATTTCAAATATTCCCGATTCGGTTATCAGCTGCTTTGATTGTATAATATCAGATGCTATTACGTTATCAACGCCATAAACATCTCTGAAACAGATGGTTAGTGCGGTGCCTATCTGCCCGCAAGCTCCGATGATCAAAATTTTTTCCTGGCTCACAAAAGTTGTCTTTTTTTGCCACTAAATCTCTAAAGCGCTAAATCCCACTAAAGAAATTGACAATTGACAGTAGACAATTGACAATATGCCTGCTGTCAATTGTCAATTGTCTACTGATTTAGTGGCATAATTTTTACTTCTTTATATCCAACGCTTTTTTAATTAAAAACAAAATATGTTCACGATGAGCTTTTGTTACCGTATTTGTAAATTCGGCAGCAGATAACGTAACTTTGATCTGATTTAAATGAAAAAGGGCTAAGGATTGTGATATATTGTCGTATTGAGATTTCTTGCCACTGGTACCCGGGATGATGTTAATTAGGCGTTCAATGTATTCAATCTGCAGATTTTGCCTGAAAGAATTCACTACAGTGCCCTTGTCATCTCTAAATATGGCTTTTGTAAGATCATACATATATTCAGATAGCTTGTATTTGTTGCCATATAACTCAGAGTCAGTTATTCTTTTTAGTACATTCGGATGCAAAAGATGGTTTAAGATATCTTTCTGAATATTTAAGATCCTTTCGTGGATCCTGGGGTCTTCATTTTTTCCGAAATGATTGAACCCCCTCCTTTGTATTTGCAGATAATTATATAAATCAGCGGGGAAATTGAATGCATCTATACCAAATGCATATTTTGACAAAGCATTCATAGCTCTTTTTTGCTCTTCATAGCTTACCGGTGTAAAGGGTTTGGAAGCGCCCTGCTGTCCTACCATAGCACGGTCAATATATACACCTCCTATATATCTTGAGATCACTTTCGCAGCAACATAATATTCGCGTGTCAGGATCAGGTAAGCGCTTCTCAATTCATGATAAGACTGCCCCTCAGTACTGTATTTTTCTTTAAGGTTTGAGAAAATGTTGTTGACTAATTTTATCCGGTCTATGGCATAGGTAATAGCATCACCAGACATATCCCCGATCATTATTTTTGGATCTATACCGGAACCAGGGCTGCGCATATCATCAGCATCATTGCCAAATGCCAGCATCGGATCAGTAGAGCGTGACAGGATACTATCTAATCGCTGCTTTTCTGCTTCCGGGTCATCTAATGCTTCAGAATAACCGTATAGAATCGCCCATTTGTCATAGGGTCCTGGTTTAACATCATAATAAAGCCCCTGTTTCTCTTTATCAAGGGCAATATTCACAGGTGAATAATCCATTACAGAACCGGTAAGCCCGATCTCTAATGTTAAATTTCTATCGTTTATTTGTTGGGGTGAATGAAGCTGGCTGGCTTTCATGTTATGGTTCAGGCCAAAAGTATGGCCCAATTCATGCAAAATCAGGGCATATAATGACTGTTTAACCAATTCTTTATTTTCCATTTCTGACAGATCATTCGCCTTCAGTGCACAGATCCCGAATAGCTTTTCCTGATGTAAGAAATCACCAAAAGAGCAGTATGCCAGCCCTCCTTTAACTCCGGGGATAATATCTTCCCCTTCCTGACCTGTGGTGGAGAGGGGGCCAGGGGGCGAGGTGGACACGCTTTCAAAAAGTTTTTCATACTTGAAACGATTGGTCATATAAATAAATTCCAGCATAATATCAGCGCCCAGGATCTGCCCTGTTCTCGGGTTGACAAAGCTGGGGCCGTATCCTCCAAAGGGAGGATTGGGTGATGAAGTCCATCTCAGAACATTATACCTGATATCACCCGCATCCCAGGTTGCATCATCAGGCTGGATCTTTACCTCGATTGCATTTAAAAAGCCTGCTGCTTCAAAAGCTTCGTTCCATGCAAGGGCAGCTTCCTTAATTATATCTCTGAACTCGTTCGGTGTTGTTTTTTCAATCCACCAAACTATCGGTTCAACCGGTACAGAGAGGTCTGCTTTTTTACGCTTTTTTTCCAGATGCCACCTGTGGACCAGGTCCCTGTAAGGTGTGGCGCTCACTGAGGTCATATTATCCACCTGACTGGTGAAATATCCCACACGCGGATCATCAAATCTGGGTACAAAGTTGTTTTGAGGCACTTCTAAGAGACTATGCTGGATTTTAACACTCACAAAGCGAGCATCCGTAACAGCTTTACGACCGTAATTTACAGGATAAAAATTTTCATAAACGTATTCTACAACGATATCGGTATTCATTGGATAGTTTTTTATCCTGACATATTTGGTTTTTCCCTTGCTCAGCTTACCTAAATTAAAGCGTGTAGCCGCTTGTTTGTCTTTTGGATTTGGAGAAGGCTTGACCTGCTGCATACTCTCTTTGAGAAAAATATCATCTGCTTTGATCAGAAACTCTGTTTTGTTCTTGTTTTCTCCAACAATTATTTGATTTGCAAGAATAGCCCTGTTAATATTGGCGTCAGCAGCCCGGCTTAATGGATTTTTTTCATCAAAATAATAGCCGGTATTTTCCAAAATAAATTCGATCTTGTTAAAGT encodes:
- a CDS encoding NAD-dependent epimerase/dehydratase family protein: MSQEKILIIGACGQIGTALTICFRDVYGVDNVIASDIIQSKQLITESGIFEILDVLDADRLNAIIDRYQITHIYHLAAILSASGENRPKFAWKLNIDGLINVLDAAKEKKLKKIYWPSSIAVFGPNTPKDNTPQSTIMEPATVYGISKLAGERWCEYYFKKYGVDVRSLRYPGLIGYKALPGGGTTDYAVDIFHKATNNEHFECPLSEDTFLPMMYMPDAIKATIDLMGVNKEKVKVRSAYNITAVNFSPKQLADEIKKHIPAFTISYKPDFRQQIADSWPKSIDDTAARNDWGWQHEYDLVKMTKDMIDNLEMK
- a CDS encoding DUF5117 domain-containing protein translates to MVNKRILSVIVALVLLSTVNCLLSTVSFAQKSIKEQIIEAAKNKKKETIKSIKSITKPCRKYEGLFTLYQDTTNGILYMLIHKDELNKEYIYFSHTVEGILDARHFRGAYRGAKIFRIKKYFNKIEFILENTGYYFDEKNPLSRAADANINRAILANQIIVGENKNKTEFLIKADDIFLKESMQQVKPSPNPKDKQAATRFNLGKLSKGKTKYVRIKNYPMNTDIVVEYVYENFYPVNYGRKAVTDARFVSVKIQHSLLEVPQNNFVPRFDDPRVGYFTSQVDNMTSVSATPYRDLVHRWHLEKKRKKADLSVPVEPIVWWIEKTTPNEFRDIIKEAALAWNEAFEAAGFLNAIEVKIQPDDATWDAGDIRYNVLRWTSSPNPPFGGYGPSFVNPRTGQILGADIMLEFIYMTNRFKYEKLFESVSTSPPGPLSTTGQEGEDIIPGVKGGLAYCSFGDFLHQEKLFGICALKANDLSEMENKELVKQSLYALILHELGHTFGLNHNMKASQLHSPQQINDRNLTLEIGLTGSVMDYSPVNIALDKEKQGLYYDVKPGPYDKWAILYGYSEALDDPEAEKQRLDSILSRSTDPMLAFGNDADDMRSPGSGIDPKIMIGDMSGDAITYAIDRIKLVNNIFSNLKEKYSTEGQSYHELRSAYLILTREYYVAAKVISRYIGGVYIDRAMVGQQGASKPFTPVSYEEQKRAMNALSKYAFGIDAFNFPADLYNYLQIQRRGFNHFGKNEDPRIHERILNIQKDILNHLLHPNVLKRITDSELYGNKYKLSEYMYDLTKAIFRDDKGTVVNSFRQNLQIEYIERLINIIPGTSGKKSQYDNISQSLALFHLNQIKVTLSAAEFTNTVTKAHREHILFLIKKALDIKK